GGAGGCCAGGCACCTGGTCGACCTGCAGATCGTTGCCTTCCCGCAGGAAGGTATCGAATCCTACGAAGGCGGTCGTGAACTGATGGAAGAGGCGATCCGCCTCGGTGCCGACGTGGTCGGCGGTATCCCGCACTTCGAGAACACCCGCGAGCAGGGCGTCAGCTCCATCAAGTTCCTGATGGACCTGGCCGAGCGCACCGGCTGCCTGGTGGACGTGCACTGCGATGAGACCGACGACCCGAACTCGCGCTTCCTCGAAGTGCTCGCCGAAGAGGCCCGCGTACGCGGTATGGGCGAGCGCGTCACCGCCAGCCACACCACCGCGATGGGCTCCTACGACAATGCCTATTGCTCCAAGCTGTTCCGCCTGCTCAAGCGTTCGGGCATCAGCTTCGTTTCCTGCCCGACCGAGAACATTCACCTGCAGGGCCGCTTCGATACCTTCCCGAAACGCCGCGGCGTGACCCGCGTGGCCGAGATCGACCGTGCCGGCATGAACGTCTGCTTTGGCCAGGATTCGATCAAGGATCCGTGGTACCCGCTGGGCAACGGCAACATCCTGCGGGTGCTGGATGCCGGCCTGCATATCTGCCACATGATGGGCTTCGACGACCTGCAACGCGCGCTCGACCTGGTTACCGACAACAGCGCCCGCGCGCTGAACCTGGGCGAGCGCTATGGCATTGCCGCCGGCCGCCCGGCCAACCTGCTGGTGCTGGGTGTGGGCAGTGACTACGAAGCGGTGCGCCAGCAGACCAAGGCGCTGTACTCGATCCGCCACGGCCGTGTGCTGATGAA
The Pseudomonas triclosanedens DNA segment above includes these coding regions:
- the codA gene encoding cytosine deaminase; translation: MKIINASLRKRSGLFTIRCEGDVIAEVAQQAGTVVASGDDIDARGNLVIAPLVEPHIHLDATLTAGEPEWNMSGTLFEGIERWAQRKETITHEDTKSRAHTTIRMLAAHGIQHVRTHVDVTDPTLAALKAMLEVKEEARHLVDLQIVAFPQEGIESYEGGRELMEEAIRLGADVVGGIPHFENTREQGVSSIKFLMDLAERTGCLVDVHCDETDDPNSRFLEVLAEEARVRGMGERVTASHTTAMGSYDNAYCSKLFRLLKRSGISFVSCPTENIHLQGRFDTFPKRRGVTRVAEIDRAGMNVCFGQDSIKDPWYPLGNGNILRVLDAGLHICHMMGFDDLQRALDLVTDNSARALNLGERYGIAAGRPANLLVLGVGSDYEAVRQQTKALYSIRHGRVLMKRAPEQVELIEG